Proteins encoded in a region of the Halarcobacter mediterraneus genome:
- a CDS encoding fumarylacetoacetate hydrolase family protein, producing the protein MKSIIINNKELYPSKVVCIGRNYTEHIKELNNETPDSMVFFFKPNSSISDKIVFPSNSNSCHYEAELSFLIEENKISAVAFGLDLTLRDVQSKLKEKGLPWERAKAFRNSAVFSKFISFSGDESELELELYINDELKQKASAKLMINKPKEIITEVLSFCDFEDGDILMSGTPKGVGSFNKGDIFLGKVFYKNELLIEERFKVN; encoded by the coding sequence GTGAAATCAATAATAATTAATAATAAAGAGCTTTACCCTTCAAAAGTAGTATGTATTGGAAGAAATTATACAGAACATATTAAAGAGTTAAACAATGAAACTCCTGATTCTATGGTTTTTTTCTTTAAGCCAAATTCTTCAATATCTGATAAAATAGTTTTCCCTTCAAATAGTAATTCTTGTCATTATGAAGCAGAGCTTTCTTTTTTAATAGAAGAAAATAAAATTTCAGCAGTTGCTTTTGGTTTAGACTTAACTTTACGTGATGTTCAAAGTAAATTGAAAGAAAAAGGTTTGCCTTGGGAAAGAGCAAAAGCTTTTAGAAATTCAGCTGTTTTTTCTAAGTTTATAAGTTTTTCTGGTGATGAGTCTGAATTAGAACTAGAACTATATATAAATGATGAACTTAAACAAAAAGCTTCTGCTAAATTGATGATTAATAAACCTAAAGAGATTATCACTGAAGTTTTATCTTTTTGTGATTTTGAAGATGGAGATATTCTAATGAGTGGAACTCCTAAAGGTGTTGGCTCATTTAATAAAGGTGATATTTTCTTGGGAAAAGTTTTTTATAAAAATGAACTTTTAATAGAAGAAAGATTTAAAGTAAATTAA
- a CDS encoding tetratricopeptide repeat protein, with product MKKVILVSLFLVLLFAGCVANNGQNVSKQNKKYGEIEDCKIYPEDFRRFDCYKEKANEGDIVAQSWVAYYYNVGQIVPKNQAKATTWYLSAAKAGDVYSQRELGLNYLQFKDYEEAFYWLEKAANSNDAIAQREMANLYDKGKSVKKDVNKAFEYYKKAAFQGDTLAENQLAYYYQYGYGVEKDFNKAKYWYEKTMKKGDAYGLSQIAYLYANGYGVEKDYNKAYDLFLKAAQKGDKYSMSWLGYLYEKGFGIKKDLEKAKVWYIKAGDDYSKKRFYILENKIKE from the coding sequence GTGAAAAAAGTAATATTAGTATCTTTGTTTTTAGTTTTATTATTTGCTGGTTGTGTAGCAAATAATGGTCAAAATGTATCAAAACAAAATAAGAAATATGGTGAAATAGAGGATTGTAAAATATATCCTGAGGATTTTAGAAGATTTGATTGCTATAAAGAGAAAGCTAATGAAGGTGATATTGTTGCTCAAAGTTGGGTAGCTTACTATTACAATGTTGGACAAATTGTACCAAAAAATCAAGCAAAAGCTACAACTTGGTATTTAAGTGCTGCAAAAGCAGGGGATGTATATTCTCAAAGAGAATTAGGATTAAATTACTTGCAATTTAAAGACTATGAAGAGGCTTTTTATTGGTTAGAAAAGGCTGCTAATTCAAATGATGCAATAGCACAAAGGGAAATGGCTAATTTATATGATAAAGGGAAGAGCGTTAAAAAAGATGTAAATAAGGCTTTTGAATACTACAAGAAAGCTGCTTTTCAAGGTGATACTCTTGCTGAGAACCAACTTGCCTATTATTATCAATATGGTTATGGTGTAGAAAAAGATTTTAATAAAGCAAAATATTGGTATGAAAAAACTATGAAAAAAGGTGATGCTTATGGTCTTTCTCAAATAGCTTATTTATATGCAAATGGATACGGTGTAGAAAAAGATTATAACAAAGCTTATGATTTATTTTTAAAAGCAGCTCAAAAAGGTGATAAATATTCAATGTCTTGGTTAGGATATCTTTATGAAAAAGGTTTTGGAATAAAAAAAGATTTAGAAAAGGCAAAAGTTTGGTATATTAAAGCTGGAGATGATTATTCAAAAAAAAGATTTTATATATTAGAAAATAAAATAAAAGAATAG
- a CDS encoding NUDIX hydrolase, giving the protein MNKKEFKKLIKNLPLTPNVMARDRFFNSAVLIPLIKIDKKYYLLFQKRAAHIRQGGDICFPGGRYEKKDKDFKETALRETEEELGIKSKNIKIIGQLDTYVAPIGALVEPFIGIIKKKTLKTMKIDKNEVEKTLLIPIEFFKKNPPTEYTLKYEVHPFSIDEEGKKEIHFPVEELNLPKMYHKPWGHKKHKVWVYEYKKDVIWGLTAVIVNDLLKKY; this is encoded by the coding sequence ATGAATAAAAAAGAATTTAAAAAACTTATAAAAAATCTACCTCTGACACCAAATGTAATGGCAAGAGATAGGTTTTTTAATTCTGCTGTATTAATTCCACTTATTAAAATCGATAAAAAGTATTATTTACTTTTTCAAAAAAGAGCAGCCCATATTAGACAAGGTGGAGATATATGCTTCCCTGGTGGAAGATATGAGAAAAAAGATAAAGATTTTAAAGAAACTGCTTTAAGAGAGACCGAAGAAGAATTGGGTATTAAAAGTAAAAATATAAAAATAATAGGGCAGCTAGATACTTATGTTGCACCTATTGGAGCTTTAGTAGAACCTTTTATTGGAATAATTAAGAAAAAAACATTAAAAACAATGAAGATTGATAAAAATGAAGTTGAAAAAACTTTATTAATACCTATTGAGTTTTTTAAAAAAAATCCACCAACTGAATATACTTTAAAGTATGAAGTACATCCATTCTCTATAGATGAAGAGGGTAAGAAAGAAATACATTTTCCTGTTGAAGAGTTAAATCTACCTAAAATGTACCATAAACCTTGGGGACATAAAAAGCATAAAGTTTGGGTATATGAATATAAAAAAGATGTTATTTGGGGATTAACAGCTGTAATTGTAAATGACTTGTTAAAAAAATATTAG
- a CDS encoding ABC transporter substrate-binding protein, whose protein sequence is MLNRLFKILFLFLFYITFLQAKDLKKVSLQLSWFDQFQFAGYYIAKEKGFFKDYGLDVEIKPFTFGISVPTEVDEKRADFGIDRETLILQKVAGKNIVALYALFQESPLVLFAKDDLNINSIEDFKDKKIMTTIDDSSEVSIKSMIQSKNIKIEELNFIKHTHNILDLIEGKVDIISGYLSKAPYTLDKMKIDYKTFDPKNYGFDMYSDFLFTNKDMIENDIQTALSFKHAALKGWEYAYSNMEESVEILLKKYNSQNLSKEELLFEAEVLKKLSYSNTEELGKIKPEKMQRIYDLYNIMGLTPKKIDLDKFVLYEKFYENINLTNTEKEYIEKSSNIKMCIIPNIKPYSFIENEKFDGYVSDYMNLISEKTSLKFDLVKTTNMAESLKFLKESKCDILASAQETKRRVDYLTFTEPFLETSLALIGRNETSFIDSIKMLKGKKLSIYESYSFNKILREKYPKLTFINVKDLDEGIKKVRDKEVFAHIDFLHTSWIKIHELNYSDLKIAGKLDEVIPLSLAINKENLFLSSVLQKAVRSIKQEDKDRLLKKWVAIEYKKEFDYDTLSKVILGFIVILAIFFYRQSLLKRVNNTLQKRVEEKTRELQIMNQELENRVKNEVEKNIKKDALLTKQSKMAAIGEMLQNIAHQWRQPLSIISTGASGLKLQKEMDGKIDSKMLDETLDKIVETSVYLSTTIDDFMHFFKPNEAKRVFFIQDTITKTLNIFDYNLHIGKIKIIKNINDVKLINYESELIQVIMNILSNSKDAFIERQIEKRYVFISTKVEKDILFLSIKDNAGGIPRDSIDKIFEPYFTTKHQFQGTGIGLFMCQEIITKHMKGEIFVSNQTFQYDNEEFDGAEFIVKLPMK, encoded by the coding sequence TTGCTAAATAGACTATTTAAAATACTTTTTCTTTTTCTCTTTTATATTACTTTTTTACAAGCTAAAGATTTAAAAAAAGTAAGTCTTCAACTTTCATGGTTTGATCAATTCCAATTTGCTGGATATTATATTGCAAAGGAAAAAGGCTTTTTTAAAGATTATGGTTTAGATGTAGAAATTAAACCATTTACATTTGGTATTAGTGTTCCTACTGAAGTAGATGAAAAAAGAGCAGATTTTGGAATTGATAGAGAAACTTTAATCTTACAAAAAGTTGCAGGTAAAAATATTGTAGCTTTATATGCTTTATTTCAAGAATCTCCATTAGTTTTATTTGCCAAAGATGATTTAAATATAAATAGTATTGAAGACTTTAAAGATAAAAAGATAATGACAACAATAGATGATTCTAGTGAAGTATCTATAAAGTCAATGATTCAATCAAAAAATATTAAAATCGAAGAGTTAAATTTTATTAAACATACTCATAATATATTGGATTTAATAGAAGGAAAAGTAGATATTATTTCAGGATATCTTTCAAAAGCACCTTATACATTAGATAAAATGAAAATTGATTATAAAACTTTTGATCCGAAAAACTATGGTTTTGATATGTATAGTGACTTTTTATTTACAAACAAAGATATGATTGAAAATGATATTCAGACAGCTTTGTCTTTTAAACATGCAGCTTTAAAAGGATGGGAATATGCATATTCTAATATGGAAGAAAGCGTGGAAATTCTTTTAAAAAAATACAACTCTCAAAATCTATCTAAAGAAGAATTACTTTTTGAAGCAGAAGTTTTAAAAAAATTATCATACTCAAATACTGAAGAGTTAGGAAAAATAAAACCTGAAAAAATGCAAAGAATTTATGATTTATACAATATTATGGGTTTAACTCCTAAAAAAATTGATTTAGATAAATTCGTACTTTACGAAAAGTTCTATGAAAATATAAATTTAACAAATACAGAAAAAGAGTATATTGAAAAAAGTTCAAATATAAAAATGTGTATTATTCCTAATATAAAACCTTATAGTTTTATTGAAAATGAAAAATTTGATGGATATGTTTCTGATTATATGAATCTTATTTCTGAAAAAACGAGTTTGAAATTTGATTTAGTAAAAACTACTAATATGGCTGAATCTTTGAAATTTCTAAAAGAATCAAAATGTGATATTTTAGCTTCTGCACAAGAAACCAAAAGAAGAGTAGATTATTTAACTTTTACTGAGCCTTTTTTAGAAACCTCTTTAGCCTTAATTGGAAGAAATGAAACTAGTTTTATAGATAGTATAAAAATGCTAAAAGGTAAGAAACTAAGTATTTATGAAAGTTATTCTTTTAATAAAATATTAAGAGAAAAGTATCCTAAATTAACTTTTATAAATGTAAAAGATTTAGATGAAGGAATTAAAAAAGTAAGAGATAAAGAGGTTTTTGCTCATATTGATTTTTTACATACCTCATGGATTAAAATTCATGAGTTAAATTATTCTGATTTAAAAATTGCAGGAAAACTTGATGAGGTAATTCCTTTATCATTAGCAATAAATAAAGAAAATCTTTTTTTAAGTAGTGTTTTGCAGAAAGCTGTTAGAAGTATAAAACAAGAGGATAAAGATAGATTATTAAAAAAATGGGTAGCAATAGAGTATAAAAAAGAGTTTGATTATGATACTTTATCTAAAGTAATTTTAGGATTTATTGTTATTCTTGCAATTTTCTTTTACCGACAGTCTTTACTAAAAAGAGTTAATAATACTCTTCAAAAAAGAGTAGAAGAAAAAACAAGAGAATTACAGATAATGAATCAAGAACTAGAAAATAGAGTAAAAAATGAAGTTGAAAAAAACATAAAAAAAGATGCTCTTTTAACAAAACAATCAAAAATGGCTGCAATTGGTGAGATGCTTCAGAATATTGCCCATCAGTGGAGACAACCTTTATCTATTATTTCTACAGGAGCAAGTGGTTTAAAGCTTCAAAAAGAAATGGATGGAAAAATCGACTCCAAAATGTTAGATGAGACTTTGGATAAAATTGTAGAAACTTCAGTATATTTATCAACAACAATTGATGATTTTATGCATTTCTTTAAACCAAATGAAGCTAAAAGAGTCTTTTTTATTCAAGATACTATTACCAAAACTTTAAATATTTTTGATTATAATTTGCATATTGGAAAAATAAAAATTATAAAAAATATAAATGATGTTAAACTAATCAACTATGAAAGTGAATTAATCCAAGTTATTATGAATATTTTAAGTAATTCTAAAGATGCTTTTATTGAAAGGCAAATTGAAAAAAGATACGTTTTTATATCAACAAAAGTAGAAAAAGATATTTTATTTCTTTCTATAAAAGATAATGCAGGTGGAATTCCAAGGGATAGTATTGATAAAATATTTGAACCATACTTTACTACAAAACATCAATTTCAAGGAACAGGAATAGGCTTATTTATGTGTCAAGAAATTATTACAAAACATATGAAAGGCGAAATTTTTGTTTCAAATCAGACTTTTCAGTATGATAATGAAGAGTTTGATGGAGCAGAGTTTATTGTCAAATTACCAATGAAGTAA
- a CDS encoding YeiH family protein, translating into MTKFKDKNFYIALILISMLTLIAKFISSFEIFKNIGFSLLIVSILLGMIITNILKIKLPQKFDKAIAFCTKEILRMAIVFYGFRLTFNDILNIGLDGVIVSITVVFSTFVLGYFIGTKILKLDREITILTSAGSAICGAAAVLATEGVLKNKPYKSAIAVSTVVLFGTISMFLYPYLLKMDFISLSENAKALYIGGTLHEVAHVVGAGNSFNNEVISENSIVVKMLRVMLLAPFLILISLFLMNSKKADKKGKITIPWFAVFFILVAVFNSFSFIPTNIIIQINEIDTFLLAMAMMALGLKTDLRSIKQTGFKPIALATILFLWLLIAGYFLVKYLTY; encoded by the coding sequence ATGACAAAATTCAAAGATAAAAACTTTTATATAGCCTTAATACTAATTTCTATGTTAACTTTAATAGCAAAATTTATATCTAGTTTTGAAATATTTAAAAATATAGGATTTTCTTTACTAATTGTTTCAATTTTATTAGGAATGATAATAACAAATATCTTAAAAATAAAATTACCACAAAAGTTTGATAAAGCAATTGCTTTTTGTACAAAAGAGATTCTTCGAATGGCAATTGTTTTTTATGGCTTTAGATTAACTTTTAATGATATTTTAAATATTGGTTTAGATGGAGTTATTGTAAGTATAACAGTTGTTTTTTCAACTTTTGTTTTAGGATATTTTATAGGAACAAAAATACTTAAATTAGATAGAGAAATTACTATTTTAACAAGTGCAGGAAGTGCAATTTGTGGAGCTGCTGCTGTTTTAGCTACAGAAGGAGTTTTAAAAAACAAACCCTATAAGAGTGCTATTGCAGTTTCTACTGTGGTTTTATTTGGAACTATTTCTATGTTTTTATATCCTTATTTATTAAAAATGGATTTTATAAGTTTAAGTGAAAATGCAAAAGCCTTATATATTGGTGGTACTTTACATGAAGTTGCTCATGTTGTAGGAGCTGGAAATAGTTTTAATAATGAAGTTATTTCAGAAAACTCAATTGTGGTTAAGATGTTAAGAGTAATGTTATTAGCACCATTTTTGATTTTAATTTCTTTATTTTTAATGAATAGTAAAAAAGCAGATAAAAAAGGTAAAATAACTATACCTTGGTTTGCGGTATTTTTTATTTTGGTTGCAGTTTTTAATTCTTTTTCTTTTATTCCTACGAATATAATAATTCAGATAAATGAAATTGATACTTTTCTTTTAGCAATGGCAATGATGGCTTTAGGATTGAAAACAGACTTAAGAAGTATAAAACAAACAGGGTTTAAACCTATTGCTTTAGCAACAATATTATTTTTATGGTTATTGATTGCAGGATATTTTTTAGTGAAGTATTTAACTTATTAA
- a CDS encoding LysR family transcriptional regulator: MISFKELDIFFKLCEETNLSNIAKKQNMTQAAISISLNSLEKKLGEKLFDRIGRKLILNERGRLFKEKAYTPFLDLIHAKESFFSDKLQGNLKIAASKTFNSINLSQCIYKFISKHNIHITKHSINTKEILDSILDSSIDIGFVESDFNEANIIKEKVADDSLIIVSSNKELTKKEYFIDQLYKYNWLLREKGSATREVFLSKVKYQDELNITMEVSNFEEIKNILLENKETITCISKLAVKKELEEKSLFEIKIKNLKFDRELFMVYHKNKYKSKLFLEFTKYIKKCFFNN, from the coding sequence ATGATAAGCTTTAAAGAGTTAGATATATTTTTTAAATTGTGTGAAGAAACAAACCTATCAAATATAGCTAAGAAACAGAATATGACTCAAGCTGCAATATCAATAAGTTTAAATAGCTTAGAAAAAAAACTAGGGGAGAAACTCTTTGATAGAATTGGAAGAAAACTTATTTTAAATGAAAGAGGAAGATTATTCAAAGAAAAAGCATATACTCCTTTTTTAGACTTAATTCATGCAAAAGAGAGTTTCTTTTCTGATAAACTACAAGGAAATCTAAAAATTGCAGCAAGTAAAACTTTTAATAGTATAAACCTTTCTCAATGTATTTATAAATTTATTTCAAAACATAATATACATATTACAAAACACTCAATAAATACTAAAGAAATTTTAGACTCTATTTTAGATTCTTCTATAGATATAGGCTTTGTGGAAAGTGATTTTAATGAGGCAAATATTATAAAAGAAAAAGTTGCTGATGACTCTTTAATAATTGTAAGTTCAAATAAAGAATTAACTAAAAAAGAGTATTTTATTGACCAACTTTATAAATATAATTGGCTTTTAAGAGAAAAAGGTTCTGCTACAAGAGAAGTTTTTCTAAGTAAAGTAAAATATCAAGATGAGCTAAATATTACCATGGAAGTTTCAAACTTTGAAGAGATAAAAAATATATTACTTGAAAATAAAGAAACAATAACTTGTATTTCTAAGCTTGCAGTTAAAAAAGAGCTTGAAGAAAAGAGTTTATTTGAAATCAAAATAAAAAACTTGAAATTTGATAGAGAATTATTTATGGTTTATCATAAAAACAAATATAAAAGTAAACTTTTTTTAGAGTTTACTAAGTATATAAAAAAGTGTTTTTTCAACAATTAA